In a single window of the Pandoraea pulmonicola genome:
- a CDS encoding metal ABC transporter solute-binding protein, Zn/Mn family, with protein MFGLGKSGGKSWLATRFVTWFALALALAAPAHAQDTRLPVGVSFSILSDIVKVVGGDRIDVTTLVGPDQDTHVYEPTPADVAKISGTKLFFVNGLGFEGWLPRLIKSSHYTGTLVTVTKGLKPRTMVDDGRTVTDPHMFQDPERVKTMVDNIAAALSQADPAGRTYYAERAKNYRGALDDLITWANKQLAPIPPARRVVLTSHDAFGYLGQRFGIKFVAPEGVSTESEASARDVANLIRVIRRTGIKAVFMENISNPRLIQRIAHDAKVTVDGKLYSDALSQNPEASTYLQLFQHNIRAIAAAMKDNR; from the coding sequence ATGTTCGGATTGGGAAAATCGGGCGGCAAATCATGGCTCGCAACGCGCTTCGTCACATGGTTCGCCCTGGCGCTGGCGTTGGCCGCCCCGGCACACGCGCAGGACACGCGGCTGCCTGTCGGCGTGAGCTTCAGCATCCTGTCCGACATCGTGAAAGTGGTCGGCGGCGACCGGATCGACGTCACCACGCTGGTGGGCCCCGATCAGGACACGCACGTCTATGAGCCGACCCCGGCGGACGTCGCGAAGATCTCGGGCACGAAACTGTTCTTCGTAAACGGCCTGGGCTTCGAGGGTTGGCTGCCGCGCCTCATCAAGTCGAGCCATTACACCGGCACGCTCGTCACCGTGACCAAGGGCCTCAAGCCCCGCACGATGGTCGACGATGGCCGCACGGTGACCGATCCGCACATGTTCCAGGATCCGGAGCGCGTGAAGACGATGGTGGACAACATCGCCGCCGCCCTGTCGCAGGCTGACCCGGCGGGGCGCACCTACTACGCCGAGCGCGCGAAGAACTACCGCGGCGCGCTCGACGACCTGATTACCTGGGCCAACAAGCAGCTCGCCCCGATCCCGCCCGCACGCCGCGTGGTACTGACCTCGCACGACGCGTTCGGCTACCTCGGCCAGCGTTTCGGCATCAAATTCGTGGCCCCGGAAGGCGTGTCGACGGAGAGCGAAGCCAGCGCCAGGGACGTCGCGAATCTGATTCGCGTGATCCGCCGCACGGGCATCAAGGCGGTGTTCATGGAGAACATCTCCAATCCGCGCCTGATCCAGCGCATCGCGCACGACGCCAAGGTCACGGTCGACGGCAAGCTGTACTCCGACGCGCTGTCGCAGAATCCGGAAGCGTCGACCTACCTCCAGTTGTTCCAGCACAACATCCGCGCCATCGCCGCCGCGATGAAGGACAACCGCTAG
- the miaB gene encoding tRNA (N6-isopentenyl adenosine(37)-C2)-methylthiotransferase MiaB: MAKKIYIKTFGCQMNEYDSDKMADVLGAAEGLEKTDSPEDADVILFNTCSVREKAQEKVFSDLGRMRALKEIKPDLVIGVGGCVASQEGAAIVQRAPYVDVVFGPQTLHRLPQMLEARRTTGRSQVDISFPEIEKFDHLPPAKVEGATAFVSIMEGCSKYCSYCVVPYTRGDEVSRPFEDVLTEIAGLAEQGVREVTLLGQNVNAYRGLMADGEIADFALLIEYVAEVPGIERIRYTTSHPKEFTQRLIDTYAKVPKLVSHLHLPVQHGADRVLSAMKRGYTVLEYKSIIRRLRQVRPEMSMSSDFIVGFPGETEEDFDKLMAMIHEIGYDTSFSFIYSPRPGTPAANLPDDTPREVKLRRLQHLQAVIEENAARISQSMVGSRQRILVEGVSRKDPNELQGRTENNRVVNFPVPEAQRAALIGQMTDVVITFAYPHSLRGELVATH, from the coding sequence ATGGCAAAGAAGATTTACATCAAGACGTTCGGCTGTCAGATGAACGAGTACGACTCCGACAAGATGGCGGACGTGCTCGGCGCAGCCGAAGGTCTCGAAAAGACCGATTCCCCCGAAGACGCCGACGTCATCCTGTTCAACACCTGTTCGGTGCGTGAAAAGGCGCAGGAAAAGGTGTTCTCGGATCTGGGTCGCATGCGCGCCCTCAAGGAAATCAAGCCGGACCTCGTAATCGGCGTTGGCGGCTGCGTGGCGAGCCAGGAAGGCGCGGCGATCGTGCAGCGCGCGCCATACGTCGACGTGGTGTTCGGTCCGCAAACGCTGCACCGCCTGCCGCAGATGCTCGAAGCGCGCCGCACGACCGGCCGCTCGCAGGTCGACATCTCGTTCCCGGAGATCGAGAAGTTCGACCATCTGCCGCCGGCCAAGGTGGAAGGCGCCACCGCGTTCGTCTCGATCATGGAAGGCTGCTCGAAGTACTGCAGCTACTGCGTGGTGCCGTACACCCGCGGCGACGAAGTTTCGCGCCCGTTCGAGGACGTGCTCACCGAGATCGCCGGGCTCGCCGAACAGGGTGTGCGTGAAGTCACCCTCCTGGGGCAGAACGTGAACGCCTACCGCGGCCTGATGGCCGACGGCGAAATCGCCGACTTCGCGCTGCTCATCGAATACGTGGCGGAAGTGCCGGGCATCGAGCGCATCCGTTACACGACGAGCCATCCGAAGGAATTCACGCAGCGTCTCATCGACACCTACGCCAAGGTGCCCAAGCTCGTGAGTCACCTGCATCTGCCCGTGCAGCACGGCGCCGATCGCGTGCTCTCGGCGATGAAGCGCGGCTACACGGTGCTCGAATACAAGTCGATCATCCGCCGTCTGCGCCAGGTGCGCCCGGAAATGTCGATGTCGTCGGACTTCATCGTCGGCTTCCCCGGCGAGACGGAAGAGGATTTCGACAAGCTCATGGCGATGATCCACGAGATCGGCTACGACACGAGCTTCTCGTTCATCTACAGCCCGCGCCCCGGCACGCCGGCCGCCAACCTGCCGGACGACACGCCGCGCGAAGTCAAACTGCGTCGCTTGCAACATCTGCAGGCCGTGATCGAGGAGAACGCGGCGCGCATCAGCCAGAGCATGGTCGGCTCGCGCCAGCGCATTCTGGTCGAAGGCGTCTCGCGCAAGGACCCGAACGAGCTGCAGGGCCGCACGGAAAACAACCGCGTGGTCAACTTCCCGGTCCCCGAGGCGCAGCGCGCCGCGCTGATCGGCCAGATGACCGACGTCGTGATCACGTTCGCCTATCCGCATTCGCTGCGCGGCGAACTGGTCGCCACGCACTGA
- a CDS encoding PhoH family protein — protein sequence MKAPAQEFTAPRDDNRRLANLCGPLDENLRQIEQALDVSISRRGHRFSVRGKSAVIATQALESFYNRATEPLSVDDIQLGLVETRQGHAPIVRHGDDNPFATGETEDGSPVLHTRRSDLHGRTPAQREYLKQILSHDVTFGIGPAGTGKTYLAVACAVDALERDAVKRIVLTRPAVEAGERLGFLPGDLAQKVDPYLRPLYDALYDLLGFDKTQKYFEKQMIEIAPLAYMRGRTLNHAFIILDEAQNTTPEQMKMFLTRIGFGSKAVVTGDTTQVDLPRGQKSGLMEAQLILKNVRGIAMTRFTSVDVVRHPLVARIVEAYDAHAQHAEAGLDLPASTGQEPRPARATRGKA from the coding sequence TTGAAAGCACCCGCCCAAGAATTCACTGCCCCGCGCGACGACAACCGCCGTCTGGCCAATCTCTGCGGCCCGCTCGACGAAAACCTGCGTCAGATCGAACAGGCGCTCGACGTCTCGATCTCGCGGCGCGGCCATCGCTTCTCCGTTCGCGGCAAGAGCGCCGTGATCGCCACGCAAGCCCTCGAGAGCTTCTACAACCGCGCCACGGAGCCGCTGTCGGTCGACGACATCCAGCTCGGCCTCGTGGAGACCCGGCAAGGACACGCGCCCATCGTGCGCCACGGCGACGACAACCCCTTCGCCACGGGCGAGACGGAAGACGGTTCGCCCGTGCTGCACACACGCCGCAGCGACCTGCACGGCCGCACGCCGGCGCAGCGCGAGTACCTGAAACAGATCCTCTCGCACGACGTGACCTTCGGCATCGGCCCGGCCGGTACCGGCAAGACGTACCTGGCCGTGGCATGCGCCGTCGATGCGCTCGAGCGCGACGCGGTCAAGCGCATCGTGCTCACGCGCCCGGCCGTGGAAGCGGGCGAGCGCCTGGGCTTCCTGCCCGGCGATCTCGCCCAGAAGGTCGATCCGTACCTGCGCCCGCTCTACGATGCGCTCTACGATTTGCTCGGCTTCGACAAGACGCAGAAGTACTTCGAGAAGCAGATGATCGAAATCGCGCCGCTCGCGTACATGCGCGGGCGCACGCTCAACCACGCGTTCATCATCCTGGACGAGGCGCAGAACACCACGCCCGAGCAGATGAAGATGTTCCTCACACGTATCGGCTTCGGCAGCAAGGCGGTCGTCACCGGCGACACGACGCAGGTCGATCTGCCGCGCGGCCAGAAGAGCGGTCTGATGGAGGCGCAACTGATCCTGAAGAACGTGCGCGGCATCGCCATGACCCGCTTCACGAGCGTGGACGTGGTGCGTCACCCGCTGGTCGCGCGCATCGTCGAAGCCTATGACGCACACGCCCAGCACGCCGAGGCCGGCCTGGATCTGCCCGCTTCGACCGGGCAGGAACCGCGCCCCGCCCGCGCCACGCGAGGCAAGGCATGA
- a CDS encoding gamma-glutamylcyclotransferase — MSWGPGCTQYPPDIGLGRHLTPEELASSLDAALTGWDGRRDLWIFAYGSLIWNPGLPIEESLHGRVYGYHRGLYLWSRVNRGTPERPGLVLALDRGGSCAGVAMRLSAVKAREQLETLWYREMAMGSYRPAWLNCALVDGRAVPALAFVMRRDVKSYAGRLPDDIIRKVFEQAQGRYGTTHDYVARTVKALREAGMPDPALEAVLHRCGARRNTP, encoded by the coding sequence ATGTCCTGGGGGCCGGGATGCACGCAATATCCGCCCGACATCGGCCTCGGCCGTCATCTGACGCCGGAAGAACTCGCGTCGTCGCTCGACGCCGCCCTCACCGGCTGGGACGGCCGACGCGATCTGTGGATCTTCGCTTACGGCTCGCTCATCTGGAATCCCGGGCTGCCCATCGAGGAAAGTCTGCATGGCCGTGTCTACGGCTATCACCGCGGTCTGTACCTGTGGTCGCGCGTCAATCGCGGTACGCCGGAACGACCAGGGCTCGTGCTCGCGCTCGATCGCGGCGGCTCATGCGCCGGCGTGGCCATGCGGCTCTCGGCCGTGAAAGCGCGCGAGCAGCTGGAAACACTCTGGTATCGCGAGATGGCGATGGGGTCGTACCGTCCCGCGTGGCTGAATTGCGCCCTCGTCGACGGGCGCGCCGTGCCGGCGCTGGCGTTCGTGATGCGACGCGACGTGAAGAGCTACGCCGGCCGGCTGCCCGACGACATCATCCGCAAGGTGTTCGAACAGGCGCAGGGGCGTTACGGCACAACGCACGATTACGTTGCCCGCACGGTGAAGGCCTTGCGCGAAGCGGGCATGCCCGATCCGGCGCTCGAAGCCGTGCTGCACCGATGCGGTGCGCGCCGAAATACGCCGTAA
- a CDS encoding HlyC/CorC family transporter: protein MNDPYPSRPGPKKTDKPRSLLERLTDLISPEPESRAELLEILQDAHARNLMDADSLAMIEGVFQVADLCARDIMVPRAQMDAINIEQTPEEFVPFVLEQAHSRYPVYEGNRDNIIGILLAKDLLRYYANHDFDVRDMLRPAVFIPESKRLNVLLHDFRVNRNHIAIVVDEYGGVAGLITIEDVLEQIVGDIEDEYDFDEEEDNIIAAPDGTYRIRALTEIEQFNEAFGTQFVDAENDTIGGMITHQFGRVPRRGERLRIGNLVFEVLRADGRQIHMLLLRRVEPAPAVQPE from the coding sequence ATGAACGACCCTTATCCCAGTCGACCCGGTCCAAAGAAAACCGACAAACCCCGCTCTCTGCTCGAACGCCTCACCGATCTGATTTCCCCGGAACCGGAGTCGCGTGCAGAGTTGCTCGAAATTCTGCAAGACGCTCACGCCCGCAACCTGATGGACGCCGATTCCCTGGCGATGATCGAGGGCGTATTCCAGGTGGCCGATCTGTGCGCCCGCGACATCATGGTGCCGCGCGCGCAAATGGACGCCATCAACATCGAACAGACCCCCGAGGAATTCGTCCCGTTCGTGCTGGAGCAGGCGCACTCGCGCTATCCGGTCTACGAAGGCAATCGCGACAACATCATCGGCATTCTGCTCGCGAAGGATCTGCTGCGTTACTACGCCAACCACGACTTCGACGTGCGCGACATGCTGCGCCCGGCCGTGTTCATTCCGGAATCGAAGCGTCTGAACGTGCTGCTGCACGACTTCCGCGTGAACCGTAATCACATCGCCATCGTCGTGGACGAATATGGTGGTGTGGCCGGTCTCATCACCATCGAGGACGTGCTCGAACAAATCGTCGGCGACATCGAGGACGAGTACGATTTCGACGAGGAAGAAGACAACATCATCGCCGCGCCGGACGGCACGTACCGCATCCGCGCACTGACCGAGATCGAGCAGTTCAACGAAGCGTTCGGCACGCAGTTCGTCGACGCCGAGAACGACACGATCGGCGGTATGATCACGCACCAGTTCGGTCGTGTGCCCCGTCGTGGCGAACGCCTGCGCATCGGCAATCTCGTGTTCGAAGTGCTGCGCGCCGACGGCCGCCAGATCCACATGCTGCTCCTGCGGCGCGTGGAGCCGGCACCGGCCGTTCAACCCGAGTAA
- the lnt gene encoding apolipoprotein N-acyltransferase gives MQEMTVHAPERRSWPAWRARVLAGLAGVAQTLAFAPRDVWWLQLLAAAALFALVERTASRRDALWLGGSFGVASFVSGIWWLYISMHTYGGMPGAMAGAAVVLFSTYLAIYPALAAFVTRWVGAAGAWRPFAFAGAWTLAEWLRGTVFTGFPWLSPGYAHVDGPLAGFAPLVGVYGIGGLAALAAAWLARGVRPVNAAARPARRLAAVLGVLALLGVGAGLARHAWTSPSGKPLTVRLLQGNVAQDMKFERAGIEHALAMYRDMIVAAPADLIITPETAFPVLLQGIPPEVAEPVREFADRTGSHVVLGAVGATLTDRGPTDLTNSLFGVTPRDPTLYRYDKHHLVPFGEFIPWGFRWFVDMMHIPLGDFQRGTATPAGFPVRDQRVALDICYEDLFGEEIARSLRGTPEPATVLANATNLAWFGDTIALDQHLQIARMRTLETGLPMLRATNTGATAIIDAQGRVQGRLPAMTTGALTGSVQPYTGLTPYVRFGNVPALVLALVALGLGLAMTWRRR, from the coding sequence ATGCAGGAAATGACCGTCCACGCGCCCGAGCGGCGCTCGTGGCCGGCCTGGCGCGCCCGTGTGCTCGCCGGTCTGGCCGGTGTCGCCCAAACGTTGGCGTTCGCGCCGCGCGACGTGTGGTGGCTGCAACTGCTGGCCGCCGCCGCGCTGTTCGCGCTCGTCGAGCGCACCGCCTCGCGTCGCGACGCCCTCTGGCTCGGCGGCAGCTTCGGCGTGGCGTCGTTCGTGTCGGGCATCTGGTGGCTCTACATCAGCATGCACACCTACGGCGGCATGCCCGGCGCGATGGCCGGCGCGGCGGTCGTCCTGTTCTCGACCTATCTCGCGATCTACCCCGCGCTCGCCGCATTCGTCACCCGCTGGGTGGGCGCGGCCGGCGCGTGGCGCCCGTTCGCGTTCGCCGGCGCCTGGACGCTCGCCGAATGGCTGCGCGGCACCGTCTTCACCGGCTTCCCGTGGCTCTCGCCCGGCTACGCCCATGTCGACGGCCCACTGGCCGGCTTCGCACCGCTCGTGGGCGTCTATGGCATCGGCGGGCTCGCCGCGCTCGCGGCGGCATGGCTCGCACGCGGCGTACGGCCCGTGAACGCCGCTGCGCGACCGGCCAGGCGTCTTGCGGCCGTGCTTGGCGTGCTGGCGTTGCTGGGCGTCGGTGCCGGACTCGCGCGGCACGCGTGGACGAGCCCCTCGGGCAAGCCGCTGACGGTACGCCTGCTGCAGGGCAACGTCGCGCAGGACATGAAATTCGAGCGCGCGGGCATCGAGCACGCCCTGGCGATGTACCGCGACATGATCGTCGCCGCGCCCGCCGACCTGATCATCACGCCGGAGACGGCGTTCCCCGTACTGCTGCAGGGCATCCCGCCCGAAGTGGCGGAGCCGGTGCGCGAGTTCGCCGACCGCACGGGCTCGCACGTCGTGCTGGGGGCCGTGGGCGCCACGCTCACCGACCGCGGCCCGACCGACCTGACCAACAGCCTGTTCGGCGTGACGCCGCGCGACCCGACGCTCTATCGGTACGACAAGCATCATCTCGTGCCCTTCGGCGAGTTCATCCCGTGGGGCTTTCGCTGGTTCGTCGACATGATGCACATCCCGCTGGGCGACTTCCAGCGCGGCACCGCCACCCCGGCCGGCTTCCCCGTGCGGGATCAGCGCGTGGCGCTCGACATCTGCTACGAAGACTTGTTCGGCGAAGAGATCGCGCGCTCGCTGCGCGGCACGCCGGAGCCCGCCACCGTGCTCGCCAACGCGACGAACCTCGCCTGGTTCGGCGACACCATCGCGCTCGATCAGCATCTGCAGATCGCCCGGATGCGCACGCTCGAGACGGGCCTCCCGATGCTGCGCGCGACCAACACGGGCGCGACCGCCATCATCGACGCCCAGGGGCGGGTCCAGGGTCGCCTGCCGGCGATGACGACCGGTGCCCTCACCGGCAGCGTGCAGCCGTACACCGGCCTCACGCCGTATGTGCGCTTCGGCAATGTACCGGCACTGGTGCTCGCCCTCGTCGCGCTGGGCCTCGGGCTGGCGATGACGTGGCGCCGGCGCTGA
- the glyQ gene encoding glycine--tRNA ligase subunit alpha — protein sequence MLTFQQVILTLQDYWDKQGCALLQPYDMEVGAGTSHTATFLRAIGPEPWRAAYVQPSRRPKDGRYGENPNRMQHYYQYQVVLKPAPENILDLYLGSLRALGLDLTENDVRFVEDDWENPTLGAWGLGWEVWLNGMEVTQFTYFQQVGGLDCKPVLGEITYGIERLAMYLQQVENVYDLVWTEWEEQTADGPVKRRLTYGDVFHQNEVEQSTYNFEHSNQSMLFGFFDNYESEAKRLIEAELALPAYEMILKAAHTFNLLDARGAISVTERAAYIGRIRALSRLIAQAYYASREKLGFPMLHAPAAQHPTQAA from the coding sequence ATGCTTACCTTTCAACAAGTCATCCTGACGTTGCAGGATTACTGGGACAAGCAAGGCTGTGCGTTGCTCCAGCCTTACGACATGGAGGTCGGCGCCGGCACCTCGCACACTGCCACGTTCCTGCGCGCAATCGGCCCGGAGCCATGGCGCGCTGCCTACGTGCAGCCGTCGCGCCGTCCCAAGGATGGCCGTTACGGTGAGAACCCGAACCGCATGCAGCACTACTACCAGTACCAGGTGGTGCTCAAGCCGGCCCCGGAGAATATTCTCGATCTGTACCTCGGTTCGCTGCGCGCGCTCGGCCTCGATCTGACCGAGAACGACGTGCGTTTCGTCGAAGACGACTGGGAGAACCCCACGCTCGGCGCCTGGGGCCTGGGCTGGGAAGTCTGGCTCAATGGCATGGAGGTGACGCAATTCACCTACTTCCAGCAGGTCGGCGGCCTCGACTGCAAGCCGGTGCTCGGCGAAATCACCTACGGGATCGAGCGTCTGGCCATGTATCTGCAACAGGTCGAGAATGTGTACGACCTCGTGTGGACCGAATGGGAAGAGCAAACGGCAGACGGCCCGGTCAAGCGCCGCCTGACCTATGGCGACGTGTTCCATCAGAACGAAGTGGAGCAGTCGACCTATAACTTCGAGCACTCGAATCAATCGATGCTGTTCGGCTTCTTCGACAACTACGAGAGCGAAGCGAAGCGCCTCATCGAAGCCGAACTGGCGCTGCCCGCCTACGAGATGATTCTCAAGGCCGCGCATACCTTCAACCTGCTAGACGCGCGCGGCGCCATCTCGGTGACCGAACGTGCGGCATATATCGGCCGTATCCGGGCGCTCTCGCGTCTGATCGCCCAGGCCTACTACGCTTCGCGCGAGAAGCTCGGCTTCCCGATGCTGCACGCCCCCGCCGCCCAACACCCAACGCAAGCCGCATGA
- the glyS gene encoding glycine--tRNA ligase subunit beta produces the protein MMSTAQRTLLVELLTEELPPKALARLGDAFADGIANGLRTRGLVTGESVVTPYATPRRLAVTISNVPERAPDATIRAKVLPVSVALDADGNPTPPLAKKLAAMGFADLPLASLERAMDGKAEAFFHTYTAAGAQLADALQAALDDTLGKLPIPKVMSYQRPDGETVQFVRPVHGLVALHGETVVPITAIGLAAGNRTQGHRFLSKGEVVITNADTYAAPLEVEGKVIASFTGRRDEIRKQLLATAGRDHVVMPDALLDEVTALVEWPAIYACHFEKEFLAVPQECLILTMQTNQKYFALTDKPLAEGGRLTNRFLIVSNIATAHPEQIVTGNERVVRPRLADAKFFFEQDKKKRLAERVPQLANVVYHNKLGSQLERTERLVKLAGAIAQMIGGDATLASLGDETAQADDRDLKLTELAARGALLAKADLLTDMVGEFPELQGTMGTYYARHDNEPSAVALACSAHYQPRFAGDALPAGYTGTVVALADKLETLVGIWGIGLQPTGEKDPFALRRHALGIVRMLVEKRLPLMLRDLLNAAYAQFSSGVAGAGYLDEVEAFVLDRLRGYLRERGYAANDIEAVLAHPHAMATSLGDLLDRLDAVRAFSALPQAEALAAANKRIGNILKKTAPPPEGKVDESLLEEPAEKALNAALEKVTPEVTRYSGERQYTQALSVLAELRDAVDAFFNDVMVMAESEKLRNNRLALLWNLHVQMNQVADLSKLAA, from the coding sequence ATGATGAGCACCGCACAACGCACCCTGCTGGTCGAACTGCTGACCGAAGAATTGCCGCCGAAGGCGCTGGCGCGTCTGGGTGACGCGTTTGCCGACGGCATTGCCAACGGCCTGCGCACGCGCGGGCTCGTCACTGGCGAGAGCGTCGTGACGCCCTACGCCACGCCGCGCCGCCTCGCCGTGACGATCTCCAACGTGCCCGAGCGCGCGCCGGACGCCACCATCCGCGCGAAGGTGCTGCCCGTGTCCGTCGCCCTGGACGCCGACGGCAACCCCACGCCGCCGCTCGCGAAGAAGCTGGCCGCCATGGGCTTCGCCGACCTGCCGCTCGCCAGCCTGGAGCGCGCCATGGACGGCAAGGCCGAAGCGTTTTTCCACACTTACACCGCGGCAGGCGCCCAGTTGGCCGACGCGCTGCAGGCCGCCCTCGACGACACGCTCGGCAAGCTGCCGATCCCGAAGGTGATGAGCTACCAGCGCCCGGACGGCGAGACGGTGCAGTTCGTACGCCCGGTGCACGGTCTCGTCGCCCTGCACGGCGAGACGGTCGTGCCGATTACGGCCATCGGTCTCGCGGCAGGCAACAGGACGCAGGGGCACCGTTTCCTGTCCAAGGGTGAAGTGGTCATTACCAATGCCGACACCTATGCGGCCCCCCTCGAGGTCGAAGGCAAGGTGATCGCAAGCTTCACGGGCCGTCGCGACGAGATTCGCAAACAACTGCTCGCCACGGCCGGGCGCGACCACGTGGTCATGCCCGACGCGCTGCTCGACGAAGTCACCGCACTCGTCGAATGGCCCGCGATCTACGCCTGCCACTTCGAGAAGGAATTCCTTGCCGTGCCGCAGGAATGTCTGATTCTCACGATGCAGACGAACCAGAAGTATTTCGCGCTCACCGACAAACCGCTCGCCGAGGGCGGCCGTCTGACGAACCGCTTCCTGATCGTCTCGAACATCGCCACCGCGCATCCCGAGCAGATCGTCACCGGCAACGAGCGCGTGGTGCGCCCGCGTCTGGCCGATGCGAAATTCTTCTTCGAGCAGGACAAGAAGAAGCGGCTCGCCGAGCGTGTGCCGCAACTGGCCAACGTCGTGTATCACAACAAGCTCGGCTCGCAGCTCGAGCGCACCGAGCGCCTGGTGAAGCTCGCCGGCGCGATTGCGCAGATGATCGGCGGCGACGCCACGCTCGCATCGCTCGGCGACGAGACGGCGCAAGCGGACGATCGCGACCTCAAGCTGACCGAGCTCGCCGCGCGCGGCGCACTGCTTGCGAAGGCCGATCTGCTGACCGACATGGTGGGCGAATTCCCGGAGCTGCAAGGCACGATGGGTACGTATTACGCCCGCCACGACAACGAGCCGTCGGCCGTCGCACTCGCCTGCTCGGCCCACTACCAGCCGCGCTTCGCCGGCGACGCATTGCCTGCCGGCTACACCGGCACCGTGGTGGCGTTGGCCGACAAGCTCGAGACGCTCGTGGGCATCTGGGGCATCGGTCTGCAACCGACCGGCGAAAAGGATCCATTCGCGCTGCGTCGCCATGCGCTGGGTATCGTGCGCATGCTGGTCGAAAAGCGTCTGCCGCTCATGCTCAGGGATCTGCTGAACGCGGCCTACGCACAGTTCTCGTCCGGCGTGGCCGGCGCCGGCTATCTGGACGAAGTCGAGGCCTTCGTGCTCGACCGCCTGCGCGGTTATCTGCGCGAGCGCGGCTACGCGGCCAACGATATCGAGGCCGTCCTCGCCCATCCGCACGCGATGGCCACGAGCCTGGGCGACCTGCTCGACCGTCTGGATGCCGTGCGCGCCTTCTCGGCGCTGCCGCAGGCCGAAGCACTGGCCGCGGCCAACAAGCGCATCGGCAACATCCTGAAGAAGACGGCGCCGCCGCCCGAGGGCAAGGTCGACGAATCGTTGCTCGAGGAGCCGGCCGAAAAGGCGCTCAACGCCGCACTCGAGAAGGTCACGCCGGAGGTGACGCGCTACTCCGGCGAGCGCCAATACACGCAGGCGCTGTCGGTGCTGGCCGAGTTGCGCGACGCCGTCGATGCGTTCTTCAACGACGTGATGGTGATGGCCGAGAGCGAGAAGCTTCGCAACAACCGCCTCGCGCTGCTCTGGAATCTGCACGTGCAGATGAATCAGGTGGCCGATCTCTCGAAGCTCGCCGCTTAA
- the gmhB gene encoding D-glycero-beta-D-manno-heptose 1,7-bisphosphate 7-phosphatase → MDSRKDRTPGPAARKLVILDRDGVINVDSDQFIKSTDEWVPLPGSLDAIGRLNQAGYRVVVATNQSGVGRGLFDMATLGAMHAKMSKLVAAAGGRIDAVFFCPHTSADACDCRKPKPGLFQEIARRYEIDLTGVPAVGDSLRDLQAAAAVGAHPHLVLTGKGKKTLADGNLPEGTRVHDSLAAFVKDLLAEADAKGA, encoded by the coding sequence ATGGATTCGCGCAAAGACCGCACTCCCGGCCCCGCCGCCCGCAAACTGGTGATTCTCGATCGGGACGGCGTCATCAACGTCGATTCCGATCAGTTCATCAAGTCGACCGACGAGTGGGTGCCGCTGCCCGGCAGCCTCGACGCCATCGGTCGCCTGAATCAGGCCGGTTACCGGGTGGTGGTCGCGACGAACCAGTCGGGCGTTGGCCGAGGACTGTTCGACATGGCGACGCTCGGGGCGATGCACGCGAAGATGTCGAAGCTGGTCGCTGCGGCCGGCGGGCGAATCGACGCGGTGTTCTTCTGTCCGCACACGTCGGCCGATGCATGCGACTGCCGCAAGCCCAAGCCCGGCCTGTTTCAGGAAATTGCACGGCGCTACGAGATCGACCTGACCGGCGTGCCGGCCGTGGGCGATTCGCTGCGCGATCTGCAGGCGGCCGCGGCCGTCGGCGCGCATCCGCATCTGGTGCTCACCGGCAAGGGCAAAAAGACGCTGGCGGACGGCAATCTGCCGGAGGGCACGCGCGTACACGACAGCCTCGCGGCGTTCGTGAAAGACCTGCTCGCCGAAGCCGACGCCAAGGGCGCATGA